Proteins from a single region of Megalopta genalis isolate 19385.01 chromosome 3, iyMegGena1_principal, whole genome shotgun sequence:
- the LOC117229596 gene encoding putative E3 ubiquitin-protein ligase makorin-1 isoform X2 — MADNWTQSVVCRYFKNGMCREGSNCRYHHSQSARNDGSTTETVISSPAPPFIDACRFFKHGTCKFGNQCHFRHTTETAENNSEDANMIDSASPGQHASSTSTSSSIKNIIESASMCEEWVKAPEFVPSSVAGSSSASETCTTLGTSASSPYPVSYAQAVNPSGQASSLSVEPLCPYAMATGICKKRNCTYLHGDICELCNRAALHPHNEDLRKKHTNACVKQHEVDMELSFAIQRSREKSCGVCFEIVMEKASGEQRFGILPNCNHCFCLSCIRKWRQAKQFDNKIIRACPECRVTSDFVCPSMYWVDTKEEKEKLIMDYKCALSTKDCKYFNKGRGKCPFGNKCFYLHALPDGTKTDVGPPVRQRRNADDEIDFLRFFLWDFLEERDDRWLLDLELDDIVTVFSDSEDSDWSGHELSYE, encoded by the exons ATGGCCGACAATTGGACACAGAGCGTTGTTTGCCG CTATTTCAAAAATGGTATGTGTCGAGAAGGGAGCAACTGCAGATATCACCATAGCCAAAGTGCCAGGAATGATGGGAGTACCACAGAAACAGTAATATCTAGCCCTGCACCGCCTTTCATTGATGCTTGTCGCTTTTTTAAGCATGGCACCTGTAAGTTTGGAAATCAGTGCCATTTTCGTCACACCACTGAAACTGCTGAAAATAATTCAGAAGATGCAAATATGATAGATAGTGCTTCGCCTGGGCAACACGCTTCGAGTACTTCAACTTCGTCATCAATAAAGAATAT TATAGAAAGTGCCTCTATGTGCGAAGAATGGGTGAAAGCACCGGAATTTGTACCTTCGTCTGTTGCTGGTTCCTCTTCGGCAAGCGAGACGTGCACTACCTTAGGAACATCTGCAAGCTCTCCGTATCCGGTATCTTACGCGCAAGCTGTTAATCCTTCTGGTCAAGCATCCAGTTTATCAGTAGAACCACTCTGTCCATATGCAATGGCAACTGGAATTTGTAAAAAACGTAATTGTACATACTTGCACGGAGATATCTGTGAATTATGCAATCGTGCTGCACTACATCCACACAACGAAGATCTTCGAAAGAAACATACGAAT GCATGTGTTAAGCAGCACGAAGTAGACATGGAGCTTTCTTTTGCGATTCAGCGTAGTAGAGAAAAGTCTTGTGGAGTCTGCTTTGAAATAGTGATGGAGAAAGCATCTGGTGAACAGAGATTTGGTATTCTACCAAATTGCAATCATTGCTTTTGCTTAAGTTGTATCAGAAAGTGGAGacaagctaaacagtttgataaCAAGATCATTAGGGCTTGTCCTGAATGTCGTGTCACTTCTGATTTTGTGTGTCCAAGTATGTACTGGGTAGACACGaaggaagaaaaagaaaaattaataatggaCTATAAATGTGCATTGAG CACCAAAGATTGCAAATATTTCAATAAAGGACGCGGCAAATGTCCTTTCGGTAACAAATGCTTTTACCTCCACGCGCTTCCCGATGGTACTAAAACAGACGTTGGTCCACCTGTTCGTCAAAGACGTAACGCCGACGATGAAATTGATTTCTTACGT TTTTTCTTGTGGGATTTCCTAGAAGAGAGAGACGACCGCTGGTTACTCGACTTGGAGCTCGATGACATTGTCACTGTGTTTTCAGATTCGGAAGACTCTGATTGGTCTGGGCACGAACTTTCTTATGAGTAG
- the LOC117229596 gene encoding putative E3 ubiquitin-protein ligase makorin-1 isoform X1, with product MADNWTQSVVCRYFKNGMCREGSNCRYHHSQSARNDGSTTETVISSPAPPFIDACRFFKHGTCKFGNQCHFRHTTETAENNSEDANMIDSASPGQHASSTSTSSSIKNIIESASMCEEWVKAPEFVPSSVAGSSSASETCTTLGTSASSPYPVSYAQAVNPSGQASSLSVEPLCPYAMATGICKKRNCTYLHGDICELCNRAALHPHNEDLRKKHTNACVKQHEVDMELSFAIQRSREKSCGVCFEIVMEKASGEQRFGILPNCNHCFCLSCIRKWRQAKQFDNKIIRACPECRVTSDFVCPSMYWVDTKEEKEKLIMDYKCALSTKDCKYFNKGRGKCPFGNKCFYLHALPDGTKTDVGPPVRQRRNADDEIDFLRQFFLWDFLEERDDRWLLDLELDDIVTVFSDSEDSDWSGHELSYE from the exons ATGGCCGACAATTGGACACAGAGCGTTGTTTGCCG CTATTTCAAAAATGGTATGTGTCGAGAAGGGAGCAACTGCAGATATCACCATAGCCAAAGTGCCAGGAATGATGGGAGTACCACAGAAACAGTAATATCTAGCCCTGCACCGCCTTTCATTGATGCTTGTCGCTTTTTTAAGCATGGCACCTGTAAGTTTGGAAATCAGTGCCATTTTCGTCACACCACTGAAACTGCTGAAAATAATTCAGAAGATGCAAATATGATAGATAGTGCTTCGCCTGGGCAACACGCTTCGAGTACTTCAACTTCGTCATCAATAAAGAATAT TATAGAAAGTGCCTCTATGTGCGAAGAATGGGTGAAAGCACCGGAATTTGTACCTTCGTCTGTTGCTGGTTCCTCTTCGGCAAGCGAGACGTGCACTACCTTAGGAACATCTGCAAGCTCTCCGTATCCGGTATCTTACGCGCAAGCTGTTAATCCTTCTGGTCAAGCATCCAGTTTATCAGTAGAACCACTCTGTCCATATGCAATGGCAACTGGAATTTGTAAAAAACGTAATTGTACATACTTGCACGGAGATATCTGTGAATTATGCAATCGTGCTGCACTACATCCACACAACGAAGATCTTCGAAAGAAACATACGAAT GCATGTGTTAAGCAGCACGAAGTAGACATGGAGCTTTCTTTTGCGATTCAGCGTAGTAGAGAAAAGTCTTGTGGAGTCTGCTTTGAAATAGTGATGGAGAAAGCATCTGGTGAACAGAGATTTGGTATTCTACCAAATTGCAATCATTGCTTTTGCTTAAGTTGTATCAGAAAGTGGAGacaagctaaacagtttgataaCAAGATCATTAGGGCTTGTCCTGAATGTCGTGTCACTTCTGATTTTGTGTGTCCAAGTATGTACTGGGTAGACACGaaggaagaaaaagaaaaattaataatggaCTATAAATGTGCATTGAG CACCAAAGATTGCAAATATTTCAATAAAGGACGCGGCAAATGTCCTTTCGGTAACAAATGCTTTTACCTCCACGCGCTTCCCGATGGTACTAAAACAGACGTTGGTCCACCTGTTCGTCAAAGACGTAACGCCGACGATGAAATTGATTTCTTACGT CAGTTTTTCTTGTGGGATTTCCTAGAAGAGAGAGACGACCGCTGGTTACTCGACTTGGAGCTCGATGACATTGTCACTGTGTTTTCAGATTCGGAAGACTCTGATTGGTCTGGGCACGAACTTTCTTATGAGTAG